ATTTTTCCAATTTCAATATCAAAGGAAATATTGTGCAAGATATTCTGATTATTTAAATTAACAGAAACATTTTTAATAGAAACAATTGGTTTCATTTTATCTATAAATCACTTGTGAAAGATATTGTTATAATATAACATAACGTAAAAATATTATCATTACACTTTTAGATATGCTTATAAATAGATTAATAAAAATACCTCATATTTTATTACCATTTTTACTTATATTTTCACCATTGGTTGTGCAAGCCAAAATTGTAACTTCCATTAAACCAGTTGCTTTTATAACCGAAGCGATAGCTTCTGGTGTAATTGATACAGAAGTTTTATTACCTGATGGTGCTTCTCCTCATACGTATTCTTTAAAACCTTCTGACTTACTAAAACTTAGGTCAGCAGATTTATTTATATGGGTAGGAGAAGATATGGAGACTTTTATACCTAGTGTATTGCAGGGAATTGATAGTCACAAAATATTGGAGTTAACAGAAAATGATCAAATTGAAAACCTTTTATTAACTTCTCATTCACATCATGAGGAAATTTCTCATGATCATCATCATGGCGAATTTGATAATCATATATGGCTTTCTCCTCAAATTGCTGAAATTACGGCTAGACTTATTCATGATAAATTAGTTAAGATTTATCCAGATAAATCATCAATTATTGACCAAAATTTAGAAAATTTTTTACTAGAATTGAAACAAACTGAACAAGTTATTGCAAAAAAATTAAATAACGTACAAAATAAAGGCTATTTTGTTTTTCATGACTCTTATGGTTATTTTGAAACTAAATTCAATTTAAATAATTTAGGTAGTTTTACTATTAATCCCTCAATTCAACCTGGATTAAAAAAGATTTACGAAATTCAGAATGAATTAAAAAATAAAAATGCAGTTTGTATCTTTAGAGAACCTCAATTTAGTCCAGCAATTGTTAACAAATTAGTCGATGGAACCCATGTCAAAGTCGGAGAACTTGACCCTTTAGGTATAGATATTGTTATATCTAAGAATGCTTACTGTAAATTTTTATTAAAAATAACACAGCAGTTCTTAAATTGTTTAGAATGAGCTAAAATTATAATCAATTATTAAGGTTATTTGAGTGCAGCAGATTGACTCATCTGATATTGAAAAAAAAGATCTTAAATTTCCCTTTATCACAATATCAGTTGTTTTTATTATTATCATATCGTTTTACTTATTATGGCGTCCGCTTAATCCGGAACGTACGATTTACATTCCGTTAACGCCTCAAGTTCAAACTACTGTAATTGAGAATCATCAATTACCTTCAGCTGTTGGGAATGCAACTATTGTCAGATTAGATGATCGTGTATCACAAGAACAAGAACCTGAAGAATCTTTAGACCAACCTAAACCAGAGGATGATGTCATTAAAGATGAAATTGATGAGGTTATTGATCAAGATGATAATTCTGTACAATATACGGTTAATCGCGGTGATACATTATCTGGCATTTTAACGCAATATGGTGTTAATCGAAACGATGTTTATTTGCTAACTAAACAATTTAAACAGTTAACTAATCTTAGAATTGGACAGCAAATTAGCTGGACAGTGGATACTGAGCATAATTTAAAAAGTTTTAACTGGATTATTTCCAATAATAATATCCGTATCTATGAAAAAGTGAATGATAACTTCGTTGAGCGAATTGAAACTCGAGAAGGCATTTGGAAACCTTTTAATGCACAAGGCTTAATTGATTCAAATTTCGTTGTTGATGCGAAAAAACAAGGCTTAACAAGTAGTGAAATTGCCACAATTACTAAGGCTTTGCAATGGCAATTAGATTTTAGGCGCCTAAAAAAAGGTGATAAATTTTCAGTATTAATATCAAGAGAAATGTTTGGTGATAATCACGAAAATAGTCAATTATTAGCTGTTAGAATTCAAAACGGAAATAAAGATTACTATGCCATTCTAGCGGAAGATGGTCATTACTATGATAAGAATGGTGGAAGTTTATCACAAAATTTCTTGCGCTATCCTTTGGCTAAGCAAGCTAGGATTTCATCAGGATTTAATCCTAGACGATTAAACCCCGTCACTAAAAAAGTAACACCACATAATGGCGTGGATTTTGCTGTCTCTCGTGGTACTCCTGTTTTATCTGTAGGTGAAGGAGAAGTTATGATCGCCAAATATAGTGGTTCAGCAGGAAATTTCATAGCGATTCGTCATGGGCGGCAATATACTACTAAGTACATGCATCTTGATAAAATTTTAGTAAAAGCTGGTCAAAAAATTAAGAA
Above is a genomic segment from Frischella perrara containing:
- the znuA gene encoding zinc ABC transporter substrate-binding protein ZnuA, yielding MLINRLIKIPHILLPFLLIFSPLVVQAKIVTSIKPVAFITEAIASGVIDTEVLLPDGASPHTYSLKPSDLLKLRSADLFIWVGEDMETFIPSVLQGIDSHKILELTENDQIENLLLTSHSHHEEISHDHHHGEFDNHIWLSPQIAEITARLIHDKLVKIYPDKSSIIDQNLENFLLELKQTEQVIAKKLNNVQNKGYFVFHDSYGYFETKFNLNNLGSFTINPSIQPGLKKIYEIQNELKNKNAVCIFREPQFSPAIVNKLVDGTHVKVGELDPLGIDIVISKNAYCKFLLKITQQFLNCLE
- the mepM gene encoding murein DD-endopeptidase MepM, translating into MQQIDSSDIEKKDLKFPFITISVVFIIIISFYLLWRPLNPERTIYIPLTPQVQTTVIENHQLPSAVGNATIVRLDDRVSQEQEPEESLDQPKPEDDVIKDEIDEVIDQDDNSVQYTVNRGDTLSGILTQYGVNRNDVYLLTKQFKQLTNLRIGQQISWTVDTEHNLKSFNWIISNNNIRIYEKVNDNFVERIETREGIWKPFNAQGLIDSNFVVDAKKQGLTSSEIATITKALQWQLDFRRLKKGDKFSVLISREMFGDNHENSQLLAVRIQNGNKDYYAILAEDGHYYDKNGGSLSQNFLRYPLAKQARISSGFNPRRLNPVTKKVTPHNGVDFAVSRGTPVLSVGEGEVMIAKYSGSAGNFIAIRHGRQYTTKYMHLDKILVKAGQKIKKGDKIGLSGNTGRSTGPHLHFELYIDGKPVNPITANLPVSEGLTGKSKKTFLEQFKKIEPKLSFESLTPSN